The proteins below are encoded in one region of Methanobrevibacter sp.:
- a CDS encoding Coenzyme F420 hydrogenase/dehydrogenase, beta subunit C-terminal domain, with protein MSEHKIAMVGTPCEIMAASKLQHYTDSPIDIKIGLFCMENFSYKYFGNLLKEYDLTMNDIEKFQIEKGFVFLLLKTKETVKISLSEAKRMLRKNCNICVELTSETSDISIGSIGSEKGWSTLIIRTKKGEDIVNGAIKQKFIKSKELTESQFKLLNRIAASKTSKNLETIEEREFIARPVLYQRNKSDKSINKEISESNFFDLKTNVIDIGACVLCGACEYACPEDLITINDTKPRMDSECPDDCHACFAVCPRTFIPEDLRNDNTKAIGNFIKILSVKSLKHTRGQDGSIVTTLLDYLLTNEIITEALIVDKEDHLAWKPYAKITNDIDEVVKSGGTKYSVCPVFKPLKNINEGVN; from the coding sequence ATGAGTGAACATAAAATAGCTATGGTTGGAACACCATGTGAAATTATGGCTGCATCAAAATTACAACATTATACAGATAGCCCTATTGATATTAAAATTGGACTATTCTGTATGGAGAATTTTTCATACAAATACTTTGGAAATCTCTTGAAAGAGTACGATTTGACAATGAATGATATTGAAAAATTCCAAATCGAAAAAGGATTCGTATTTTTATTATTAAAAACAAAAGAAACAGTTAAAATTTCTTTATCCGAAGCTAAAAGGATGCTTAGAAAAAACTGTAATATCTGTGTTGAATTGACATCAGAAACATCTGACATTTCAATTGGATCCATTGGATCAGAGAAAGGATGGTCAACATTGATAATCAGAACCAAAAAAGGTGAAGACATAGTCAATGGAGCAATAAAACAAAAATTCATTAAATCTAAAGAACTCACTGAATCACAATTCAAATTATTAAACAGAATTGCAGCATCAAAAACAAGCAAAAATCTGGAAACTATTGAAGAAAGAGAATTCATTGCAAGACCTGTGTTATACCAAAGAAACAAATCAGACAAATCCATCAATAAAGAAATCTCAGAATCTAATTTCTTTGATTTGAAAACTAATGTTATTGATATTGGAGCATGTGTTCTCTGTGGAGCATGTGAATATGCATGTCCTGAGGATTTGATAACAATTAATGATACAAAACCAAGAATGGATAGTGAATGTCCTGATGACTGTCATGCATGTTTTGCAGTTTGTCCAAGGACTTTCATACCTGAAGATTTAAGAAACGACAATACAAAAGCTATCGGTAACTTCATAAAAATATTATCAGTTAAATCTTTAAAACACACTAGAGGTCAAGACGGTTCAATTGTTACAACATTACTCGATTATTTATTGACTAATGAGATTATAACAGAAGCTCTCATTGTTGATAAAGAAGATCACTTGGCTTGGAAACCTTATGCAAAAATAACAAATGATATTGATGAAGTTGTTAAAT
- a CDS encoding tributyrin esterase, with protein sequence MKEYVIDAKNMTEKELNRTIKEQAIYHDKLIINNPDSKHNICAGLTEDVEIEINGSAGYFVGTMVNEPRIHITGNAGWFAGDNMTKGELIIEGTAGDGAGQGIYGGTVIVKGSAGSRTGEIMKGGTVIIGGNSGYMTGLLMMGGKLIILGDVTDDVGESIMRGTIYVLGDVKSLGKNAVMEKTPLEDQEELKEILTKYGFELTDIDYTNFKKIVNIQ encoded by the coding sequence ATGAAAGAATATGTTATTGATGCAAAAAACATGACTGAGAAAGAATTAAACCGTACTATAAAAGAACAGGCAATCTATCATGATAAACTCATTATTAACAACCCTGACTCCAAACACAATATCTGTGCTGGTTTAACTGAAGATGTTGAAATAGAAATCAATGGTTCTGCAGGTTATTTCGTTGGAACAATGGTTAATGAACCAAGGATACATATCACTGGAAATGCAGGTTGGTTTGCTGGAGATAATATGACCAAAGGAGAATTAATAATTGAAGGTACCGCAGGTGATGGTGCAGGACAGGGAATCTATGGTGGAACTGTAATAGTGAAAGGAAGTGCAGGTTCAAGAACCGGAGAAATCATGAAAGGAGGAACTGTAATAATTGGTGGAAACAGTGGATATATGACAGGACTTCTTATGATGGGGGGAAAACTCATAATCCTTGGTGATGTAACTGATGATGTTGGTGAATCAATCATGAGGGGAACAATATATGTTCTTGGAGATGTAAAAAGCCTGGGAAAAAATGCTGTTATGGAAAAAACCCCTCTTGAAGATCAAGAAGAACTAAAAGAAATTTTAACAAAATATGGTTTTGAACTAACTGATATAGATTATACAAATTTTAAAAAAATCGTTAATATACAATAG